The proteins below come from a single Drosophila suzukii chromosome X, CBGP_Dsuzu_IsoJpt1.0, whole genome shotgun sequence genomic window:
- the LOC108015191 gene encoding ATP-dependent DNA helicase DDX11, whose translation MAHYAPQQPLATPTAQEFGFPYTPYAIQEQLMQELFQVLERGQVGIFESPTGTGKSLTLTCSSLTWLARHEELVRSEMLASIRGLEQELAKLEQEDEQAKDWLESQGKSRLQREELRKLQHLQELLDQQEQQLVELRQRAKIHKKQRRQQPAKKEDLEKDLEPNSDSDSDAEHQTADGPQESTEDRYRPVQIFFCSRTHSQLTQIVAELRKTPHGQSVRCISLGSRQQLCGNPQVRALKQVGLMNERCLEMATNKAQPNPSKKSRLSAGANSRCPFKAASLVESLRDLALSEPLDIEELASEGAACGACSYYASRSALEQAQLILLPYQLLLQKSARSQLGINLRGSIVIVDEAHNLLDSLAQLHGAEINRQQLERTRVEISGYKEQFQKRLSTKNLLKINQLIFIVRRLLKILDHGGPNNSRMLRTYELTAEGDFFNIDLCELLDFCARTRFARKVQGHAAKMQREPQPSENQPPTSSARSLILQRLACEQKQKEQSKQVKRKLEEIADKEEEPPKKTIVEVTPSPIRPLLAFLETLTSNGEDGRILLDPQAGTLKYLLLDPAEQFADIVGEARAIVIAGGTMQPTQELKEQLFASCQDRLVEHFYSHVVPDDAVLPFVVSHGPKGAPLCFKFTQRASPEMLQELSMVLQNLCQVVPGGVVCFLPSYEYLDKVYQHLEQCGTLENIGRKKSVFREVSGSAEQLLEKYALAIKASGSGGALLLSVVGGKLSEGLNFADDLGRAVLVVGLPYPNRQSPELQQRMRHLDERLGPGSGNEFYENLCIKAVNQCIGRAVRHIRDYACVYLLDERFANARIRRKLPEWISRHIVEAGTGRGGFGAVQARTAKFFKSRS comes from the exons ATGGCCCACTACGCGCCGCAGCAGCCgctggccacgcccaccgcccaGGAGTTTGGGTTCCCATACACGCCGTACGCAATCCAGGAGCAGCTGATGCAGGAGCTCTTCCAGGTGCTCGAGAGGGGGCAGGTGGGCATCTTCGAGAGTCCCACCGGCACGGGCAAGTCCCTGACCCTCACCTGTAGCTCGCTCACATGGCTGGCGAGGCACGAGGAGCTGGTGCGGTCGGAAATGCTGGCGAGCATTCGCGGATTGGAGCAGGAGCTGGCCAAACTGGAGCAGGAGGATGAGCAGGCAAAGGATTGGCTGGAGAGCCAGGGGAAGTCGAGGCTGCAGCGGGAGGAGCTTCGGAAGCTACAGCACTTGCAGGAGCTGCTGGACCaacaggagcagcagctggTGGAGCTTAGGCAGCGGGCTAAGATCCATAAAAAGCAGAGGAGGCAGCAACCCGCCAAAAAGGAGGACCTCGAGAAGGACCTGGAACCCAACTCCGACTCGGACTCGGATGCAGAGCACCAAACCGCCGACGGACCTCAGGAGAGCACCGAGGACCGCTATCGCCCAGTGCAGATATTCTTCTGCAGTCGCACCCACTCTCAATTGACGCAGATCGTGGCCGAACTCCGCAAGACCCCGCATGGCCAGTCGGTGAGGTGCATTTCACTCGGCTCCCGGCAGCAACTGTGCGGGAATCCCCAGGTGCGCGCCCTCAAGCAAGTGGGCCTGATGAACGAGCGATGCCTGGAGATGGCCACCAATAAGGCCCAGCCCAATCCCAGCAAGAAGAGTCGCCTTTCCGCAGGGGCCAACAGTAGGTGCCCGTTCAAGGCGGCTTCTCTGGTGGAATCCCTAAGGGACTTGGCCCTGAGCGAGCCCCTGGACATCGAGGAGCTGGCCAGCGAGGGAGCCGCCTGCGGTGCCTGCTCCTACTACGCCTCCAGGTCCGCCCTGGAGCAAGCCCAACTCATCCTACTGCCCTATCAGCTGCTGCTTCAGAAGTCCGCCCGCAGCCAGCTGGGCATCAATCTCAGGGGCTCCATCGTCATAGTCGACGAGGCCCACAATCTTCTGGACAGTTTGGCCCAGCTGCATGGCGCCGAAATCAACCGGCAGCAGTTGGAGCGGACCAGAGTGGAGATCTCTGGCTACAAGGAGCAGTTTCAAAAGCGTCTTAGCACCAAGAATCTCCTGAAGATCAACCAACTTATCTTCATAGTTCGCCGGCTGCTTAAAATCCTCGATCACGGTGGCCCCAACAACTCGAGGATGCTGCGCACCTATGAGCTGACCGCCGAGGGTGACTTCTTCAACATCGACCTGTGTGAGCTCCTGGACTTCTGCGCTCGCACTCGTTTCGCCAGGAAGGTCCAGGGACATGCGGCCAAGATGCAGAGGGAGCCGCAGCCCAGCGAAAATCAGCCGCCCACGTCGTCGGCGAGGAGTCTGATCTTACAGCGATTGGCCTGCGAGCAAAAGCAAAAGGAGCAGTCCAAGCAAGTCAAGAGGAAGCTGGAAGAAATCGCGGACAAGGAAGAGGAGCCGCCAAAGAAGACAATCGTGGAAGTAACTCCCTCGCCCATAAGACCATTGCTGGCTTTCCTGGAAACCCTCACCAGCAACGGAGAGGATGGGCGGATTTTACTAGATCCTCAAGCTGGAACTCTGAAGTATTTACTGCTCGATCCTGCCGAGCAATTTGCCGATATCGTTGGCGAAGCTAGAGCG ATTGTGATTGCTGGTGGAACCATGCAGCCCACTCAGGAGCTGAAGGAGCAGCTGTTTGCCAGCTGCCAGGACCGCCTGGTCGAGCATTTCTACAGCCACGTGGTGCCCGATGATGCGGTCCTGCCCTTTGTGGTGTCCCATGGTCCAAAGGGTGCGCCCTTGTGTTTTAAATTCACCCAGAGGGCAAGTCCGGAAATG CTCCAGGAGCTCTCAATGGTCCTCCAAAACCTCTGCCAAGTGGTGCCAGGAGGAGTGGTTTGCTTTCTGCCGTCCTACGAGTACTTGGACAAGGTTTACCAGCATCTGGAGCAGTGCGGAACTCTTGAGAATATTGGTCGCAAGAAGAGTGTTTTCCGGGAGGTCTCCGGATCGGCGGAGCAGCTCCTGGAGAAGTATGCGCTGGCCATAAAGGCGTCCGGCTCAGGGGGCGCCCTGCTCCTGAGTGTTGTCGGGGGAAAGCTCTCCGAGGGCCTGAACTTTGCCGACGATCTTGGCCGCGCTGTTCTGGTGGTGGGTCTGCCATATCCCAACCGCCAGTCGCCGGAGCTGCAGCAGCGAATGCGGCACCTGGACGAGAGGCTGGGTCCCGGCTCCGGCAACGAGTTCTACGAGAATCTGTGCATTAAGGCGGTGAACCAGTGCATTGGAAGGGCAGTGCGCCACATCAGGGACTACGCCTGTGTGTATCTGCTGGATGAGCGCTTCGCGAACGCCCGCATACGGAGAAAACTCCCCGAGTGGATTTCCCGCCACATTGTGGAGGCGGGCACCGGAAGAGGAGGCTTTGGAGCAGTCCAGGCGCGAACTGCCAAGTTTTTTAAGAGCCGATCCTGA